The genomic segment GCTGAAGCGGTGGAAGGTGGAACGTCACAAGCAGCGCAGGGAGGCGACCAGCGGGTAACCGCCCTGCCTGCGTCCGTGAAGAGCAACTTGGATTCGGCCCAGGACGTGAATTTGAAGAAGCAGAACAGTTTCGCGAGCGAGGAATCTCACAATCCGGACGACATAAGTCTGCCGGATCTGCATACGTCCGAGTGCACCCCAATCTCCACTACGTTAAACACGCCGATCCATTCTGACACGGAGGAGTCGTCGGAGCGCGTTCAGGATCTCACGATATCGACGAACCCGATAGAAATCATACAAAACAGTCCCATGATCAGCTTCACGCAATCGCCGACGAAGAGCGAGCCCTACGACCACTTGAGCAACGAGGGGGAAGCTAGGAATAGATCGGCGGGCTCGTTGGAAAGTCGATATCAAGCGGAGGATCGGAATAACGATGTACTCGACCACGACGCCGTTCTTGGCACCTTTGAGTTTTCCGCGAATGTCAATAAGGACGAATCTACTGCGGAAAACGGTAAAGAAAGCGCGAGCCTAAATGGAGATGCCGTTTCAGCGAACAATAGCGGGAGAACGTTCTTGGACGGTGAAGCGGAAAGATCAGAGGCCACCAGCGTATGCATGACTTTGACCTCTGGCGAGTATGAATTAAAGATCGTGTCAGCGCAGAACGTGGGAACATCGAGCAAGTCTACGCGGGAATATAAAAGTTCATCTCTCGATTGCCACGCGAATGAATCTCAAACTGCCGCGGTAGGTCAGGATGCGTCGACAGTTGGCAAGAAATTACAAGTGCTTCCAGAGAGAGGCATGAGAAACGCGCTGCGATACGGTGGTTCGAGGCAGCTGGATGAGGCGCTGCAGAATATTACTGGTAAATCGGACTCGGTTGAACGTCGCGGCGGCCAAGATGATGTTCATTACGACAAGAGATCTTTGACTGACCTGAATCGCGAAACAGCAACGAACGATACCGCGCCAATAGCTTCTAAGACAGCGGCGGACGATAACTGTTCAACAAAGATCGTTAAAACTAATCCATCCGCGTTGCTCGGCGCGAAACGTTCGACCTCGAGTAACGATAAATTGCGAAAGCGCGAAACGAGCGATAAATCCGCGAAAGAGGATTCTTCTTCCGAGAACAATGGTAATAAATCGTTAAAGATTGACGCGAAGGACTTGAAAAATTCTTGGCAAATTATAAAAGATCACAAGAAATCGATTTTGAACGATCAAGCGAATTCCCATCATGCGAGGAAGTGCTCGCCCGCAAATGCGACGGAAAAATCCAACGAGATTATGCATCAGGATAAACATCGCGGTAAATCGGATATTCTGCGTAACAAGCCAAGGATAATTGATAACGTTAGCATCGATGACAGCGGGGAGAGGATGCGACTTTTGAAGGAGTACAGAAGGATCAAGCACAAGTCGTCCACCATGGAGATCCAAGGTAAGAGCAAAGTGTGCTCTTCCTCCGATCCCGACGAGCATTCCGTGCTGCAAGTGCCGAGTGATAAACAGCTGTGTCAGAAGGATGGCAAGTTCAAATTGGCCGAGGAGCGGGAAAAGAAGAACGCAAACATCTTGAAGAAGTTCGTAACGAAAAATGTAAACCCGGACTTTGCTATTCAAGTCACGAACGTTAATTTGAAACGCAAAGATAACGACGAGCAGAAGGAGTCGCAGCGCTCGGGGGAAGAAACGAAGAATAGCGGTCCCCTCGATGCGATCAAGATCGAAATAAATGTCTCGTGCACGGAGCGAAACACAACGGAGAAGCTGCTGCATGAGAATATCAAGAACGCCGTCGCCGAAACGATCGGCCACCTGACCAGTTCGATATCGAGCGGAGCGCGATCAAACTCGGcgaatttaaaggaaattcaGTGCGACAAAGACGGTCTGGATGGTCGTGAGAAACGCAATCGATCTCAGCCGGAAGCATCTACGTACAACGAAGTGCGCAAGGATCAGAGCAACGCGGAAGTCATGAAATACAAATCATTGATCACTGCATGCAAAGAGGATATAGCGATGGATGAAACATCTGGCTCGCTTATcccgagaaagaaaagaagctcGTCGTCGGAGCGAGAATTAATTCACGATAATGGTAAGCTcttaaagaatataataaatatcacaataattagtttttatttatttttatttcatataaccgtactaagaaataatattattttaggaAATATCAGTATTAATACTGAGACGGCACTGAGCTCCGCGGAAACCCTGAAACCAGAACACGCGATGGTTAGAAGAAGAAGCATTCATCAGGATACGGAAAGAAAAGCTGTTGCCGCGAACTTTAGTGGAAGCGACGACCTGAAAACGCCTTCGGAGAAGAAGGAGTATCAGGAAGCAACCGTTGCTTCCGCATGCAGGAACGTAAGAAATTTACAAGACGATATAGCGTCCCGATTAAACGCGATTCCTTCAACCTCCTCGAGCACGGTGGATCCCAGTTTGGAGAATGCGAATTACGATAACCCCACGCATTTTGATTACAATCACTTTGACGTTGCGCCAAACGAAAATTTGGACGTCAACGACAAGCGCACTGATAGGTGGAAAAGGCCAAGGAAGGACGACGGTAAATTTAACAACTTCGAGCCGTACGAGACCGCGAGCGTGTACGTGAATCCGATCTTCTTCAGCGCGGACAAGCTGGAGAATCTGAATACAGTTCCTGTGTACACTACCAAAGACGGAAAGATTACCTACAGTCCCAATCCCAGATTCACGTATCGTGAATTACTTATGGAGGCTCGCGCGAAGGACAATTACGGTAGCGCGCGCGAGTCTTCATACTTCGCGAGCTCTCCGCTCGATTACAATTGCTCGAGGTTGCGTAAGGTATTTAAGAGAAATCGTGAGGTCCTCACGGCTATCAGAAAGAGGTCAGAAATCGATTTCGCCGATGGCAAGCTTCAGTCCGCGGCAAAACACGTTAATTATTTACCGAACAAGAACGCCGCCCTCAAAAGCGCCCACTGCGCGAAAGCACGGGGCACGCCGCATCTGGAGTTCTTCAACGACGACGCGGACAAGTTATACGCGAACAGGAACAGTCAGCAGGACGGCAAGGAGAGCAACAAGAAGAGCATCGGCGACTTGAGTTTCCTTGAGAAACAATACAATCTGAACAACGAACCTGCGCCCAGCACGATTAAACACTGCAAGGCGAAGATGCTCGCGGACAATCTGAACTACGAGAAAGAGTACGGCGAGAACGTGATGTTCGACTCGCATTTATTTTTGGGATCGAGAGCCGCCTGTTGGGAAGAGACGATGGAATCGGTCAAGTCGTACTCGTCCCACGTCGACAGACGAAACAAACATCTCAAGGAACTGAACTTCAGCGAGGTGTTCGCCGCCCAGAGACGCCTGGATCTCCTGCCGTTTCTGTCCGCGGAACAAGAGCCTCTCTCGGGCGGTAACAACGATCAGAAGACGGGTTATAACGTGGCAAACGAGCTGATATCCAATCCCGCAGCGTGCGATTACAACATCGATAATTTATCCCGAGGTCAGGCCGGTGAGAACGATCCGACGTCGTGTAAGCAGTCGGACGTTATTCCGCTTGGCGAACGGAATGAGTGCGATAAGCAGAACGCCGTCTCGACGACAAAAGCTGACGACTATCCACCGGCGGTGACCGACCAGTGTCCAGAGCAAGAATCTCAACCCGATGAGATCCAGTCTGACACGACCGCGCTCGTCGAAGAAGCGCGATCCTGTTCCTCCAAAGCAGCGGACAAAAATACTCACGGTACGGAGGAAGGTCGGGGCTCGCCGAGTGACGATAACGATCAGGAAACGCTAGAAGCGGAGCACCTAACGGGAAACGACGCGCACGTTCATGGACAAGAAGATAAATCCGCTGCTGAGAGCGCAAACGCGAAACGTGTGTCAAATTCGAGCCCCACCGAGGTCGCGTTACCCGAATCAAATGCTGAACGCTTGTCCGACGAGCCGAAATGTACAGAAGCGACAGAAGAGTCTGCTTTGAATGACGCTGACGAAGTCGACGATTCCGCGAAGAACAATTCAGACTCTGCGGTGGACGAGACAACTGCGTGCCAAGAAGTCTCGTCAGCTCCGGTCGGCGGCAAAGCGAACGACGAGGATACGTTTATGGCGAAATCTATTTCACCAGAAGTTGATTTCGGCGAAAGGAACGAGCAGAATGGCGCGTGCAGTGAAGAAACTTCTAAGGAACCGATCGTTCCGCAAGGTTTATCCGACGTCGCACTCACGGAGCGGCCGCAGCTTGACGAAGAGGACACTGAGCAGCAATCGCGGAAGTTGGATGTCGAAAGAGAGGTGACCGAAGCTTCTTCGTTAGGGAACGAAGCAACCAACGTGGACGAGGTGGATGATTGTAACGCCGCGATGACACCCAAGCCGGTCGCCTCCTTGGATCTGCTAGCGATATCGACGGAGAAGAGCGTGTGCGATTTATTCACGAGCGAAACACCCGAGCAGAATATATCGGAGTTCACGGTCATCAAGAGTATCATCGCGGGTGACAAGAAGAACGAACACCAGGAGCCCGAGACGAAGGACGGTGCTAAGGTTTGCGACAGCATGATCGACTCCAAGTTGCTGTGCATGGATTCCTCCGATTGCGGGATTTACGCGGAGGACAAGTGCGCGTTGACGCGAATGTCCGAGCACGATTTCACGGAGGAGGACAGTATGGTGCCGATGGAGTGGGAAACGAGCCAGATTCAGGAAGACGCCGTGAATCGTCTCTGCAGCATGGACGAGTCGTCGATCGATTTCGCAGCTGCAGCTGCCAACTCGCTACAGGACAGCTCGcttttgcataatttatcCCTTTCGATACCCGTCAAGGAATCGACAACGCCGGAAACGGCCGTCGCGATTGAGAGTAGGTCGAGTGTGTCCGCGCCAGCGATCGAACCGCCGCCGGAGATGGAGAAAATGACACCGAGCAACGAGGGAGACAAGGAGCAAGCCTCTTCCAGCGAGCATGAAAAGATGGCATGTTTGCCCGCGACAGACTGCAATGCCGGCACCAAGATGGTTCCTAAATTGGTCATCAAGAAAAGCGATATAGATAACATGATCCACAAATCGCTCTTAAAGCGCGGATGCCAACCGAAGATACCGAAAATGATCATCAGAAACGCGAGATCCCGTCCAGGAACACCATCCATCGAGTCCGTTCACGAGGAGGTTCCCGTTCAGATAAATATCTCAGACCGGatgtcgcgagcgagcgaggaacCATGCGAGAACGACTCGGAAAGTTCTCTGCAAGAGTCGAACGATTACAGAAGCAAAATcccgaaaatgaaaattaaactgGACGACAAGCACTCGAACAAGATAATGCGAGCCGAGGACACCACGGAGCTTTCCGTCAAGcgtaaaaatatcaagaaaaccATTCCGAAagtgaagataaaaaattccTCGAGGATCGATCTGTCGGATAACTCGGTCTGCAGTACTACTTCTCAAGACTCTAGGAAGAGTCTGGAAAAGTACGAGGAAAAGATACCTATATTGAAGCTGAAGAAGCAGGAAAGGAACAGATCGTCATCGCCGGAAGCGTCGCGGAAGAGGCAAGGTTCGAGTCACTCGGAAATGCCGAGCAAGAAGTGTAAGAGGTCAGGACGCGACGAGACGGGGCATTCCACGAGACGCGGCAATTTCCCCGATTCTCGGACGGTGCTACCGGAGTGCGAAACGAGTAAGAGTCCCTTGGCGTGCATCTCTGAAAAGATTCCGAAAGTCATCATCAAAAGAACGTCGGCCAGTGCGGAATTTAAGTGCGAGCTGAGCAAGGGATGCAAGGACATTATCGCGAAAAGCGCAAAGTGGCAGCCGGCAGTCAAGTTGGAGAGATATCAGGTCCTGGATAGCATCGTGAAGGATCTAAAAGCAAGTCACTCTTCTATATCAGCACGAAtcatagataaaatatttgcaaaacgCAGGGACAGTCATCACCAAGGAAAGAAGGATGATTATAAGTTATCCAGGTCGAGTTCGATGTCGAATTTGCTTCCGGTCAAGCACAAGCAGAGGAGAATGTCGGATTACGACTGCAGGAAGCCCGGCGACGCTGATGGTTTTACTTGTGCACTGCCGCGAGACTCTAGTGATAGTAGGACGTGTACCGCATCAAAGAAGACTTCAGCATCGTGCAGGGGTTACCACAGTGACAATAAACGTAGATCAAGATCCCGCGATAACCATCCACAGGTAGAGACGGGCGTCACTTCGTCCGATAAAGAAGTTGATCGACCATCTGGAAAATCTGGCTCGGAGAAAGCAACTCCGCAGCACGATGAGCACAGGACCGAGAGCTTTGATACCCATCATAAGCAGGCAGCGAAGAAAACCGAGGATGAAACGGTCTCGGAGCAGAAATTGGATCAGAAGAGCGCTCCCACCAGGCACTCGAGCAGTTCTGCGAACTTCAAGATTGCTCTGAAGGAGTTGAAGACAACGCCCAAGATAGAGACCTGTTTCGTGAAATTGCCCGACTTGAACGAGATATCTTCCAAAGAGATCAGCATCAAAAAGCAAATCAAGGAACAACGTGATGATCCTTTCCTGAGCAAAGAAGAGATAGttgcaataaaaaaggaaCCACTGAGTGACTGCCCGAGCGACGTTGCCAACAACTGTAATCCGCGAGGTGACGGCAGTTTGCTCAAGGATGCGAGCGTGCTGGACACTTTTGAACTGGACAGGAACGCCGTCATTAAGATCGAGTCCTCGGACGAGAGCCAATCGACCATAGAGATCTTGCCTGCCTCGCCGGACGGCCCCGACGAGCTAGAGAGCCAGATAATCGAAGACGGCGACAGTGAACTGTACTCGGCAGACGCAATTCCAACGCAGTTTGAGCTGGAGTTGGAGATCGCGGACCACAGCAGCACGGATCTGTTGGATGTGACGATGCCGAAACTCGATCCCGTCGCTAACTATAGCTCACGTTGCGCTCCCACCAAAGAATCCTGCAGTAATCAAATCCCGAAACGTTACAGTAAGTCCGAGCTTTCACCTCGCAGTAAGAATTCACCCGGAAGAGATAAACACGCGGAGGTCGACGTCACCGGCAGCGACAAATCTTCGCCGGACGACAATGATCTGATCAATTCCGCCAGAGAGGTTTCCCCAAAATGCACCTGTAGCGAAGAGGCAGATTCGACGAAGAGGAATTTCTGTTGCAACGATTCCTTGATAAAAGAAGTTTTAGCGGCCAAGGAGACCCTGAAGAAGTGCCTTTCCAAGTCGAGATGCGAGAACGGCAGCGCACAGAGTAACGCGCGGCCAAAGACGGCCGCGGAGAAGAAGCAGGGCTCGAGTTTTGATCTCAAACGTCTCTCAGAGACGCATTCTAAGTCAAGCGATGGTCCTCAAGACTGTCGCGATGATGTTACCTCTCAGAGAGTCTCCGTGTCCGCGGCCGGCAAACGCAACAAAACTGAGACTACAGCCAACACCACCACCGAAAAGTCTGATCAGAAACATTCCAAGCAAGGTAAGAGCTGCTCCGTGAGGGAGAAATCAAGCGAGAAGAGGGACAAAGAGTCCCATCCTAAGGAGACGACGAAggacgcgcgcgagtgcacgaCATCCCTGGAAACGTTAAAGCGGGCCACGTCGAACGAAGGCCCGACTCGCACCATATGTCTGGGCGAGAAGAGACGGCACTCGGCGAATCCGGACAACGGTATTCTCCAGCTGCAAGATTCGCAACGGAAAGAATTGTCGGCCTACAAAATTCCAAAAATATCGCGGTCCACGGATCAGGGGAGTAACGCCGGCAGCAAGGCGAAGGATGTCAAGCCAAAGATGGAGAACATGCCGATATTGGAACCTGAGATTGCCGTAAGCTTCGACGCGAACTCGGACGCGGACAGTTCCAGGTCACCACCGATGATCACGCATCAGGACGGGGATCTCGATGTAGCGGAGTCGAAGCTGGTGGACGAGAAAATTATAACGTTGGACAGTAAAGAGACGAACGACATAAAGGACATGTGCAAAAAGGGCGAGATATCCATCACCGATTTTATAACTCAATTGGCTTGTCACGAGAAGGTAGGAAGAATGATTTCTCGTCATCGACTCACTCACTGTTCGCGATATTTATCTTGGTTCTGCGGTTCTTGCAGGCGACGATAAAGCACAGACGGTACTGCAACTTGTGCGAGAGGTGGTTCCCCACGACGTCGCGGCATCGACGGCACCTAGCTGGCTACCAACATCGTCACATAGAGCTGACACAACGTAGGAGCATCCACGCGCTGTTCATGCTCTTCACCGGCAAGCCTTGTCCCAGATTGCTGCCGGCGAACGTCGCGCGAAACGATTGTTCCCTGGGGGAGCTGACGCCGTTGCAAATTGCAGTACAGGTACGTGGCAGCCCATCTGCGCGATAAACCAATTAATTTTGACGCTTTTTACACATCCAtgtttatacagggtgtcccattttatatttgtcagtcaaatatttcgatacgacgtcgtttcagagaaaaatgtttcagacaaaagttatatggcttcgagggggcaagatgatgatattctcaatttaattgtagatggcgccactttcgagattttatcatggcggccatttttttaaatggaagtcgatttttctctctaagtgaaagttgtagctgataatgagacgaatacaacggttttttgttttttgaaattggaccatttttcagtgagttacagcgttccaaagtatactgttttataatttaagtatacacgtaaaccaaatcttgtatcgaaaaatgtttcttacaaaagttttatgacttcaagggggacataagatgctgccactgatttgaccttgggtgcacctgtcaaggtttatgtgaaggttaactttttttttaatggctctctttatttctcattatacagtcttgtagcttacctcgagagcttttcaaaacactataataaagtattttttcgttaaatattatgttacaatactgccggcatttgcattacccaaagtgtaccgttctatcaactatcctacttttagcgctacccaggaacaacggcgtggacgtagtaggtttctgttcccttcggggtgctttattaatgtgagtccccttgcctcttacCATGGAGAGACGCTATAAACTTtgaaacgctgtaactcactgaaaaatggtccaatttcaaaaaacaaaaaaccgttgtattcgcctcatcgtcagctacaacttttacttagagagaaaaatcgacttccatttaaaaaatggccgccatgatgaaatctcgaaagtggcgccatctacaattaaattgagagtatcatcatcttgccccctcgaagccatataacttttgtctgaaacatttttctctgaaacgacgtcgtatcgaaatatttgactgacaaatataaaatgggacaccctgtatatctcgCTGTGATATTTATCATGATTAATCACGACTGCAAATATACTTGAAGCGGTCGATACATCGTACGATAATCACGTGCCGTTTTCTTCCCCAGGATGTTATAAAGAGCTTCGACGACGCGCCGCAACAAGAGAGTCCTAGGAAGCAGAACGACGTTGATAAATAATCGCAAGTAAATTATCTGGTCTAATTATAGAGTTCTGTGATCGTACTAACGGCTTACGGTGCAATCTTCTGTGCGAACGTTATCCTATTCACGGTAGCGATAAGACTACGTGAATATTCGATGTATCGCGATACTGCTGCTGTTGTTAATGAGACCAACGTCGAAATTTTAATCATTAGATAACGAACGCTTTTTAAAAGTTTGCCGATTTAGC from the Ooceraea biroi isolate clonal line C1 chromosome 13, Obir_v5.4, whole genome shotgun sequence genome contains:
- the LOC105286393 gene encoding uncharacterized protein LOC105286393; the protein is MNYGGNMPDWHQYNSPQAGISDVTSTAQNVNSGHLPFISSINSSCPTQLNGLNLGSDGLEKHQSDPNFNPRHFQQHLPANLSHGHNATDNAPLASMVQMQNCIGHYGPSSTRNPMVDNLNGPMDPRNTAMTGLNEELSYRSNQVPLSGPMSHMNGPSVMSMSAPHGPIGPRSANASSNSHAASRTGPPPPSSFVACKAPCCNPDPNYQQWEKYCSYQNNAYRENIRTNGYQADARRFGGDFNFRKDNFDGKEILPPASAPNASDHRRNFPDFKYRKERAVSRSYPSNSGMLHSYPSMQNYNYAGDYQKYPYPNIKEYPKANSMSVPPSQSMVKHQQEQSFAHQQKYNKSMSYQNNGAMMSTSVPNPNMLPSAQNSYFNSQQYPRNPSTDTSQHDCQAATNDSATTMMNARMQPSNMHAQYQQVYQQKLAMQRFSMENHLREMTRIPGYQSHPKYKECVLRYREILKLQQSVAYQGQMPSQPQTQQSCVAATTVNTAVPSINLQFDQNGVLINSNYIPEGFPRMQQVSNSQASDNLVDKQGKQDDGNPAEMMNHNVQKREQLVSQQHDNQAIVLCAKGMQPQDRYSVQKNLNQSQFEMQAPGNEDFSDLSASASDAAARQKMPKQFADKPELDVRQFLANWDESEDEDGANANLPSAVLSDSTPVVVVGYENVDLSAKTLEGLEGSKSGRITTDVITFENQDKSNVSVMPAQDCLTISYASAENVEVTKDPACKEIAKESIVQPGSHIIQCISNGPDEVPTIHIVDNLEIGSILQVTNGQVTETLGGQDALSFLQDNAKVQASTITIETDKFKKTNGNSESAADYNASKEEYVVENSSPAEAVEGGTSQAAQGGDQRVTALPASVKSNLDSAQDVNLKKQNSFASEESHNPDDISLPDLHTSECTPISTTLNTPIHSDTEESSERVQDLTISTNPIEIIQNSPMISFTQSPTKSEPYDHLSNEGEARNRSAGSLESRYQAEDRNNDVLDHDAVLGTFEFSANVNKDESTAENGKESASLNGDAVSANNSGRTFLDGEAERSEATSVCMTLTSGEYELKIVSAQNVGTSSKSTREYKSSSLDCHANESQTAAVGQDASTVGKKLQVLPERGMRNALRYGGSRQLDEALQNITGKSDSVERRGGQDDVHYDKRSLTDLNRETATNDTAPIASKTAADDNCSTKIVKTNPSALLGAKRSTSSNDKLRKRETSDKSAKEDSSSENNGNKSLKIDAKDLKNSWQIIKDHKKSILNDQANSHHARKCSPANATEKSNEIMHQDKHRGKSDILRNKPRIIDNVSIDDSGERMRLLKEYRRIKHKSSTMEIQGKSKVCSSSDPDEHSVLQVPSDKQLCQKDGKFKLAEEREKKNANILKKFVTKNVNPDFAIQVTNVNLKRKDNDEQKESQRSGEETKNSGPLDAIKIEINVSCTERNTTEKLLHENIKNAVAETIGHLTSSISSGARSNSANLKEIQCDKDGLDGREKRNRSQPEASTYNEVRKDQSNAEVMKYKSLITACKEDIAMDETSGSLIPRKKRSSSSERELIHDNGNISINTETALSSAETLKPEHAMVRRRSIHQDTERKAVAANFSGSDDLKTPSEKKEYQEATVASACRNVRNLQDDIASRLNAIPSTSSSTVDPSLENANYDNPTHFDYNHFDVAPNENLDVNDKRTDRWKRPRKDDGKFNNFEPYETASVYVNPIFFSADKLENLNTVPVYTTKDGKITYSPNPRFTYRELLMEARAKDNYGSARESSYFASSPLDYNCSRLRKVFKRNREVLTAIRKRSEIDFADGKLQSAAKHVNYLPNKNAALKSAHCAKARGTPHLEFFNDDADKLYANRNSQQDGKESNKKSIGDLSFLEKQYNLNNEPAPSTIKHCKAKMLADNLNYEKEYGENVMFDSHLFLGSRAACWEETMESVKSYSSHVDRRNKHLKELNFSEVFAAQRRLDLLPFLSAEQEPLSGGNNDQKTGYNVANELISNPAACDYNIDNLSRGQAGENDPTSCKQSDVIPLGERNECDKQNAVSTTKADDYPPAVTDQCPEQESQPDEIQSDTTALVEEARSCSSKAADKNTHGTEEGRGSPSDDNDQETLEAEHLTGNDAHVHGQEDKSAAESANAKRVSNSSPTEVALPESNAERLSDEPKCTEATEESALNDADEVDDSAKNNSDSAVDETTACQEVSSAPVGGKANDEDTFMAKSISPEVDFGERNEQNGACSEETSKEPIVPQGLSDVALTERPQLDEEDTEQQSRKLDVEREVTEASSLGNEATNVDEVDDCNAAMTPKPVASLDLLAISTEKSVCDLFTSETPEQNISEFTVIKSIIAGDKKNEHQEPETKDGAKVCDSMIDSKLLCMDSSDCGIYAEDKCALTRMSEHDFTEEDSMVPMEWETSQIQEDAVNRLCSMDESSIDFAAAAANSLQDSSLLHNLSLSIPVKESTTPETAVAIESRSSVSAPAIEPPPEMEKMTPSNEGDKEQASSSEHEKMACLPATDCNAGTKMVPKLVIKKSDIDNMIHKSLLKRGCQPKIPKMIIRNARSRPGTPSIESVHEEVPVQINISDRMSRASEEPCENDSESSLQESNDYRSKIPKMKIKLDDKHSNKIMRAEDTTELSVKRKNIKKTIPKVKIKNSSRIDLSDNSVCSTTSQDSRKSLEKYEEKIPILKLKKQERNRSSSPEASRKRQGSSHSEMPSKKCKRSGRDETGHSTRRGNFPDSRTVLPECETSKSPLACISEKIPKVIIKRTSASAEFKCELSKGCKDIIAKSAKWQPAVKLERYQVLDSIVKDLKASHSSISARIIDKIFAKRRDSHHQGKKDDYKLSRSSSMSNLLPVKHKQRRMSDYDCRKPGDADGFTCALPRDSSDSRTCTASKKTSASCRGYHSDNKRRSRSRDNHPQVETGVTSSDKEVDRPSGKSGSEKATPQHDEHRTESFDTHHKQAAKKTEDETVSEQKLDQKSAPTRHSSSSANFKIALKELKTTPKIETCFVKLPDLNEISSKEISIKKQIKEQRDDPFLSKEEIVAIKKEPLSDCPSDVANNCNPRGDGSLLKDASVLDTFELDRNAVIKIESSDESQSTIEILPASPDGPDELESQIIEDGDSELYSADAIPTQFELELEIADHSSTDLLDVTMPKLDPVANYSSRCAPTKESCSNQIPKRYSKSELSPRSKNSPGRDKHAEVDVTGSDKSSPDDNDLINSAREVSPKCTCSEEADSTKRNFCCNDSLIKEVLAAKETLKKCLSKSRCENGSAQSNARPKTAAEKKQGSSFDLKRLSETHSKSSDGPQDCRDDVTSQRVSVSAAGKRNKTETTANTTTEKSDQKHSKQGKSCSVREKSSEKRDKESHPKETTKDARECTTSLETLKRATSNEGPTRTICLGEKRRHSANPDNGILQLQDSQRKELSAYKIPKISRSTDQGSNAGSKAKDVKPKMENMPILEPEIAVSFDANSDADSSRSPPMITHQDGDLDVAESKLVDEKIITLDSKETNDIKDMCKKGEISITDFITQLACHEKATIKHRRYCNLCERWFPTTSRHRRHLAGYQHRHIELTQRRSIHALFMLFTGKPCPRLLPANVARNDCSLGELTPLQIAVQDVIKSFDDAPQQESPRKQNDVDK